A part of Cryptococcus decagattii chromosome 2, complete sequence genomic DNA contains:
- a CDS encoding fumarate hydratase, mitochondrial, whose amino-acid sequence MLSRSLRLTRTLPRVSVASRAFSSTSYIMAEQKFRKEKDTFGDLQVPADRYWGAQTQRSLINFDIGGPTERMPPPLIKAFGVLKKAAATVNQTYGLPADVAANIQKAADEVISGKLIDEFPLVVFQTGSGTQTNMNVNEVISNRAIEMMGGELGSKKPVHPNDHVNMSQSSNDTFPTAMHIAAVVEINEQLLPAMKELHAALKAKQDAFEHIIKIGRTHLQDATPLTLGQEFSGYVTQVERGIGRVEATLKNLSMLAQGGTAVGTGLNTRKGFDEKVAAEISKITGYEFITAPNKFEALAAHDAIVEASGALNVVAVSFMKIANDIRYLGSGPRCGLGELELPENEPGSSIMPGKVNPTQCEALTMVAAQVMGNNTTISVAGSYGQFELNVFKPVLIKNLLQSIRLLSDGARSFTKNCVVGIKANEDKIKKIMNESLMLATCLNSTLGYDDVAAIAKKAHKEGLTLKESTLALGKLTSEQFDEKVRPELMLAPTDA is encoded by the exons ATGCTCTCCCGATCACTCAGA CTCACTCGCACTCTTCCCCGTGTCTCTGTTGCTTCTCGCGcattctcttccacttcATACATCATGGCAGAGCAAAAGTTcagaaaggagaaggacaCCTTTGGTGACCTCCAGGTTCCCGCTGACAGGTACTGGGGTGCCCAGACTCAGCGAAGTTTGATCAATTTCGACATCG GCGGTCCCACCGAGCGAATGCCCCCACCCCTTATTAAGGCTTTCGGTGTCCTCAAGAAGGCCGCCGCTACTGTTAACCAGACCTATGGCCTTCCCGCCGATGTTGCCGCGAACATCCAGAAGGCCGCTGACGAAGTCATCTCTGGCAAGCTCATCGACGAATTCCCTCTCGTCGTCTTCCAGACTGGTTCCGGCACCCAGACCAACATGAATGTGAACGAGGTCATTTCCAACAGGGCCATCGAGATGATGGGTGGTGAGCTTGGTAGCAAGAAGCCCGTTCACCCCAACGACCATGTTAACATGAGCCAGTCTTCCAACGACAC TTTCCCCACCGCTATGCACATTGCTGCCGTCGTTGAGATCAACGAGCAGCTTCTTCCCGCGATGAAGGAGCTTCACGCTGCCCTTAAGGCCAAGCAGGACGCTTTTGAGCACATCATCAAGATCGGTCGAACTCACTTGCAGGACGCTACCCCCTTGACTCTTGGTCAGGAGTTCTCTGGTTATGTCACCCAGGTTGAGAGGGGTATCGGCCGTGTTGAGGCCACTTTGAAGAACTTGAGCATGCTGGCCCAGGGTGGTACCGCTGTCGGTACTGGTTTGAACACCAGAAAGGGCTTTGACGAGAAGGTTGCTGCTGAGATCTCCAAGATCACCGGCTACGAATTTATCACTGCTCCTAACAAG TTTGAGGCCCTTGCCGCTCACGACGCTATCGTCGAGGCCTCCGGTGCCCTCAACGTTGTCGCTGTCAGCTTCATGAAGATTGCCAACGATATCAGGTACCTCGGATCTGGTCCTCGATGCGGTCTCGGTGAACTCGAGTTGCCCGAGAACGAGCCTGGATCTTCCATCATGCCCGGCAA GGTCAACCCCACCCAGTGTGAGGCCCTCACCATGGTTGCTGCCCAGGTCATGGGTAACAACACCACTATCTCCGTTGCCGGATCATACGGCCAGTTTGAGCTTAACGTTTTCAAGCCCGTTCTCATCAAGAACCTCTTGCAGTCCATCCGACTCTTGTCTGATGGTGCCAGGAGCTTCACCAAGAACTGTGTCGTCGGTATCAAGGCGAACGAAGATAAGATTAAGAAGATTATGAACGAGAGTTTGATGTTGGCTACCTGCTTGAACAGCACTCTGGGTTACGATG ATGTCGCCGCTATTGCCAAGAAGGCTCACAAGGAGGGTCTTACCCTCAAGGAGTCCACTCTTGCCCTTGGCAAGCTCACTTCCGAGCAGTTCGACGAGAAGGTCAGGCCTGAGC TCATGTTGGCTCCTACCGACGCTTAA